A region of the Oncorhynchus clarkii lewisi isolate Uvic-CL-2024 chromosome 4, UVic_Ocla_1.0, whole genome shotgun sequence genome:
CTGCTTCAGTGAAAGCTTCACAGTTCTGTTCCTCATGAGCGTCCAGGAGTTTCTGTAAAACAATGATTTAAGGTTGTCAGGTGGCTtccacaaaatggctgccatgcATCAGAGGCACACATTGGTAGTGGATGACATGTCATACTATGCAAGTGCGTTGTGATCTATTATACTGGGACTTCAATCCATTACCCTGACCAACACCATAATGCAGTGCTACTCAACTGGAAGCACACAGGTAAGTTTATTTGGCCCCAAAGTTATTATGtcttgttggacataagactgtcaaaacaccagcaaatcagaaatctgttccaaagtattcccaggCATATTGaggcatacagtaccagtcaaaagtttggacacctactcattcaagggtttttcttgaaatgttactattttctacattgtagaataactgAAATAACACACGGAATCATGCAGTAGCCAAAAATAAAgtttaatcaaaatatatttaatatttgagattcttcaaagtagccaccctttgccttgacagttttgcacacaattggcattctctcaaccagcttcatctggaatgtttttccaacagtcttgaaggagttcccacatgctgagcacttgttggctgcttttccttcactctgccgtccaactcgtagcaaaccatctcaattgccgtgaggttgggtgattgtggaggccaggtcatctgatgcagcactctccttcttggtcaaatagcccatacacagcctggagtggtgttgggtcattgtcctgttgaaaaacaaatgatagtcccactaagtgcaaaccagaggggatggagtatcgctgcagaaagatgtggtagccatgctggttaagtgtgccttgaattctaaataaatcactgacagcgtcaccagcaaatcacccccacacctcctccatgcttcatggtgggaaccacacatgtggagataatttgttcacctactctgagtctcacaaagacacggcggttggaaccaaaaatctcaaatttggactcatcagaccaaaaggacagatttccaccagtctaatgtcaattgctcgtatttcttggcccaagcaagtcttcttattattggtgtcctttagtagtggtttcttttcagcaattcaaccatgaaaccCGATTCATGGTTGGCCTGATTcactctcctctgaacagttgatgttgagatgtctgttacttgaactctgaagcattttttggggctgcaatttctgaggttggtaactaatgaacttatcctctgcagcagaggtaactctggttcttcctttcctgtgacggtcctcatgagagccagtttcatcatagcacttgatcaTTTTTGcaacagcacttgaagaaactttcaatgttcttaattttccatattgactgaccttcatgtctcaaagtaatggactgtcatttctctctgcttatttgagctgtttttgccataatatggacttggtcttttaccaaatagggctatattctgtataccacccctaccttgtcacaacacaactgattggctcaaaagaaaataaattccacaaattaacttaaggcacacctgctaattgaaatgcatgaagctggttgagagaatgtcaagtgtgcaaagctgtcatgaaggcaaagggtggttacattgaagaatctcaaatatattttgatttgttcaacacttttggttactacatgattccatatgtgttgtttcatagttgtgaagtctattgttctacaatgtagaaaaagcctggaatgagtaggtgtccaaccttttgactggtactgtatgtgaccATATACTACTGTAAGCACGGTTTGAAATGTTTTAGTCAATTATCTGACCCCCTGACCATCTGTTTAAGAAAAACGATCTGCGCATGGCTGAATcaagttgatgatccctgacaAAAGGGATCCAATTAACAAATAGAAGGCTTTCGGTGGAGTCACCAACCTACCTTCAACAGTTTGCACTCTCTTGAGTCGGAAAAAGCTGGGAACATCTCCTCGTACTTCTCCACAGCAAGCTGCAGAAATGAATGAGCAGTCAGATTACTGCTTCATTTAATGAGAAAAGGACTGAACCCTCTGGTGTAGTGGACATGATGCTGCTAATTGCTAACTGACCTTGGCGTTGAGTTCATCCACGATGAAGTGACACAGAGAAGCTTTGAAGAAGTACTCTTTGGCGCTGTATTTCAGCAGGGGGTTATCCATGGTGCTGGATCCaacctggtaacacacacacactgttgattCACTGTGTTCATCAATTTACATTGGGAAACCACTAATATACAAATCAGtttctgttcacacacacacaagaatgcaTGCAGAGGTGGGACACACCTGTTCGTAGATCTCGATGGCCTTGGCGTATTGTTCTAACTGAGCGGCGTAGGCCCCCACCTTCAGCAGACACTTGTTGGCAGAACTGTTGGACTCCTCTCCTTTGTAGTAGTCTGCTGCCTGCTCATAGTGGGCAATGGCCTAGAGCAGGACCAGGGGGATGGGAAACCAAAACAGTTGGCGTAAAAATCCAGAAATTGCAAAGGAATTTTATTTGTAATGTACACTTTTTTTTATCACCAATAAGGAAATGAAACTGGTCAACTATTCCAAATAGTGTATTTTACTCTTGCTATACACAGATACTTATTAGTCCATATACACAACATTAAAACATACCTTCTCTATATCCACCAGTTCTGACTCGTAGATCTCTGCGATGGTGATGTGGTGTTTGGCTGCGATGGTGAACCTTCCCTGGATGAGCAAAACACAGGACAGGAATTAATGCTGGAGCCGGGAGCTTTACCTTACTAATGTGGCCAGACAAGGAAACACTCTGGGTCCTGATCATTACTAAGTGGACAGAGGCGTGAAATCATCACTAAATGACGTTATGGAGAAGAGCCACTCCAGTCATAAATACAGCTGTAAGTATACAGACAGATAGCCAGGTCCTTAAACTTAACCTGCATCACAATACAAATGTTTCAGTTGAAATGGCCTTCAGACCTCGAGTGTCCACGCTGTACTAATGATACAATACATTGCCCTcttgaaacagagagaggagcgtCCTCAAGGGGACTAGGCTACACTATAGGCAGGGTGCTAGTGAGAGAATAGCATTGGGAGTAAAGAGGAGAACCAGCATTATCAGAACATTTTTACAACTACGGCTAAACTGATCAATCCTGACAAGAAAATAATCTGTGATGACAATGCATTGTCTGGTTCTGGCCAAGCATGTCCCCGTCTCTGAGCGTCTGTCTTACCATGTCTGTGTATATATCAACGGCTGCATTTAAGCACTTGATAGCCTCTATTGGCAGCATTAAAGGAAGAGGgcagagttagactggtagagaaAGTATCAGATAGAGCAGGTTAGATACATATTACAACAGTCAAAATGTTCACATCCAAAAGGAGAGTTCTGGAAAAAAGTGAAAGCACAATAAATTAATTTGCATTACGATTATTTTGTCACCTCTGAGCTCCCATTTCCCTTTCTTAGTTTAGGTCAGAGTATGTGAGCAGAGAGAGGTGCAGagcgtgcccaatttgactggagcacGGCACAAGATTGCCAAAGGCTGGAGCGTCGGCCTTCTCTCCCGTTCTGAATTCGCTCTAGTAGTGCTCACTTCACGAGCTCAAGGCATGcccggcccagcatgcatttgtagtctacttgtgtgctgctatagcccctggCTTTAgttactgtcatggagttcaaaATATTTTCCAtagaaactgataaaacacacaggtgctaaatcaaggtgacttacaaagatgaggaccaaCAGCAAGAGAGGGAGTATGGTGATGTGTCCACACTAAAGAATCATAGTGGAATCTGAAAACACTTATCCTGAAAACATGATGTTGTATTTACTACATACTCATGCTAACAGAAAGGAACAAGGTGGGTAGATAACTAAGTGTAATTGTAGCAAAATatttataaaaacaaaaataatcaGATCTCTTAAAAGTTTCATTCATTTttgttctattatctatacaatagaccatcattgattttggcccaataggcctgGCATATTACCCCTTTCAATGAGCTTTCCATTTTGATTGGGTTACTTTGCCTAAAGACCTACCTATAGAAACAAATAAAAACTCTGCATCCCTGTCCAGCCTGGCAAAAGGTTGTTTAGCACACCCAGTGGCCCTGCAAGTGTGGAGAGGATATTCTCTGCTGCTGTCCAGACACCATCGCATGAGCCTGAAGCCAGACTGGCCAATCTGGTGTTTCTAAAGATGAATTCAAAGGCAAGGTAGACTGAGCCTAATAAGACATTTgttgtttaatttgtatttaattccAAGTCACAGCCGATATGCGCAATTTATAGACTatgatttaatacaacaaaatgcTGTTTAAATGCCGAGTGCTTAATGTCCCCGAGTCCCTACCAGCCTAGTGTGTCACActcgcaaatgcttcacaatgtatttctttgtaggctacaGACTTGAAATAATTTGAATAATATAGCCTTAATAATTTTAggctgtctggctcctgacctatttagagtgtttatgtgctgtttaatatgacatgtggCCTTTTTGAAATGATGAGGGCTTCTTacattcaccttttcatgtttatAATAACacttttcattcaaatcatatagtttggtttcaatacttcaaaaccaaatggtaggtCTAAGTAGTCACAAATTGATGGGTGTTGGTTACATTGTAATGTTAATGAATGGAGAGAATTTGGAGTGGCAGGTTTTGTTTCTTCCTGTGAGCGAGGAGCGTTTTTTCAGCGGAACGGTTGGAAAGGACTTCCGACAGTTCAACTCTGCTCACATACTCTGGTATAGGTTATCAACTGAAAATGTTAGAAATCTTATATAATATTCATTGTATTGTACTCCAGGGTTAGTTCAAGGTTATATAACATTCAATAATTTCTCCTTGCATCTGGCTGTGTATTGAATCTAGCTAGGAGGATATACGCTAGGCTACAGTAGGCTAGAATTCCATCGCCACCACTGCTGGTGGGTGAGCGGCAGCCGGGGTTTTATTAATAAATCCACTTCCAGTCAGACAACATGGCAAACTACCCTCAATAATAACCACCCCAGGGTGGGGACTCCAGCCCCACAGCTCTACAGTATTAATCATACCAAAGGTGGAGAGGGAGCACTGGAGAGCTTCTCAATTCTACTCCATTCAATTCAATAGATATTTATTGTATGGTACTCAAGTACAATTGGTTTGCAACATAGCAGGGCTCTATCTCCTCTGATCTAACCCTGGGGCAGATTATGATTGGCCCAAGTCAAATACAAACAGACAACCTATACTGGGTGGCCTGATTTCTGACACACTACCAGAGACAGGGACATCTCACGAGTCACTAAGAAATGACTGGAATTGTCGCTGTAGACTTGCTTCTCTGTAGAGCCCAGTCTGCTCCAGTTACAGCTCTAGAGCCTCAACTCCCACTGCTGCCTGTGGATGTATCTGACTGACTCATACCACTGACTTCTATTAGCCCTGGGAAATTAAAACCCaacaacagattcactacatgttCTTGCTGCTTTCATAAGGGACAAATGTAGAAAATTAAAGTTAAAGCAGGCCGTTTAGGGAGAATTACTGCAGTCAAGTGACTGATTGTGTGGTGCATGTTAATTACGGATCATTTTGACTTTCTTctgcatgtactgtatgcatgttATCATGCTTGCTGACcacattgattgattggttggttgtgtGTCTCACCGTTGGGGTCAGACTTTTTGAAGGCGTTTCCTGCATCGATGAAGCTGGTGGCCGAGTCGTGTTTGTTCTGGAGCTGCATGTGGATCCGGGCGGCCTGGCAGAATGCATTACCAGCAGCTGGGGAGATGGAATGACACACACAAGTAACATGAAGCAAATTCATTGGGCCCTCCAAGAATAGTGTTCCTCGAAGCCCTCTAAGAATAGCACTGCTCTACTACAGTTGTAATGATTCCCTCCCGCCACACAGAAGGCAGCACATTGCCACGATCTTTCATGTGTGTAGGCTACTGGAAATTACAGACATCTAGCCTATCTATAGAGTCAACTGGAAAAGGGACAACCGAGTCTTCCTAAACTGACAGCGTTTAAATAACATTTCAATTTGAATTAAAACCTTCGTCAAAGATGCACACACACCTCGGCTCTGACACAATATGCAATAACTAATGGGCAAATCATTCCATCAAGGTCAACTGTGTTTAGTGTGAAATAGCGCAGACAGAAGTGTACCGTTCCAGTTCTTGGCCATCTTGAACATGTTGGCTGCTCTGCAGTACATTTCACACGCCTCCTCCACTTTATGAGGTCCGCtgtagagagaaaaatacataGGATTAACAGACCGACACAATGTGGTGGAAAATATCTGAAAATGCAGTGCTTTCATCAACCAAGCACTTTCTATTGACCAGGCTCTTATGCTGCATAGagtgaagacatcagtcagctgACCATGTTGGACAGTGCTGATAGATTTCTCTCTGATCTACTACCAGACCTGACTCCCTATGAGTTTCCTCCAGCTGTAGACGAATGATGTTCTGACCAGGATGACATCATTGGGTGCGTTCGACATTGCTGACTTTtaatctacaaatcaccttgcatcataaataactactcaatATTATTTGTGGATCAGTCAGCCAGTCTCAATTTATCCATTATACATCACGGTTTTGATGCTCTTGAACACAGCCATTGTCGTTGTCATACAGGCACCCTGAGCATAGAGTGGAGTAGATATGTTGTGGGTCACTTCTTAGACTTAAAGCAACATAGTCCCATCTCACACTCTCTTTAGCCTGATCAAAACAGAAATCACTGTCCACACCACAGGTCACTGATACGCTAACCAGCCTACTCAAATCGGCCTACTCAAATCAATGTCCCTGCCTACTCAAATCAATGTCCCCAATCTGACTTGAATCCTGCTCAATCACTCACATAGATAGAACACATTGTGTCCGGCTACGCCCTACCCTGTGTCCGGCTACGCCCTACCCTGTGTCCGGCTACGCCCTACCCTGTGTCCGGCTACGCCCTACCCTGTGTCCGGCCTTATTTGATGCAGCATACCAGACATCCTTATTTGATGCAGCATACCAGACATCCTTATTTGATGTCTGGTATGCTGCAAGTTTGACAGCTGTTCCTGTTGATTAGATCTCTAGCTACATGGCCTAGTTGCAGTCAAAAAAAGAGTGTTAAATTACATTCAGTCATTGATCATACCAAATTAAACACTCTCCTGACAATCTACACAGCAACGAGGCATTACTGATGCTAAATGGATATACCTTAAACTGATACGATTGTCATTACAGCATGTTAATGGTTTTCcaccaatacagtacagtagaaagACTGTGCCCTGAGGCCAGACATATAGGGAGGTTCTCTAATGAGGGTGAGTAAAATGTGTCAGATTTAGACCTCTACCATTACATTGCTTTCCCCCTTAGGGGGTACATTTGAGAGCCATTTCATTTAATTAAGAAGACAATTAGATGTCTTCCAGGAACTGAATGCAGTAAGTCTTAGTGTAAGTACACAACAGTATTCTTCTGTTCACTAATATTATACGGTACAGACAGGCTACTAAATTGGGGATCCTCCCAAGTCTGGTTGGCTATATGCACCAGAGACTAAACTGACTGGCCTGCATTGCAGTTGCCTTAGAATTGGCAGACATCTACTCCTATCCTACTCCTCTATTGGAATAAATTACTGACAATtgcatttataaataaatatatgtcaCACAAAGGTGGCATATAGGATCACacttagatatatatatacactcagAAAGGGTTGGAGAAAAAACAAGACCGAATTGATGTGCTGTATCGAATGACCCTATATTTTATTTCTTGTGAGTAGGCGTTAAATGCAATTAGAACAATTAAAATGTATGGGCCATAGCCGTTTTTAGCTAGCTTTCATTGCACAGGCCCAAGAGTCGTGACCGGCTGCTAggttgtttacatacacttgaaAAGGGATTCATTTATCTGGTTTGTGGTAGACAGTGTCAGTAGCTACATTTATATGATGTGCACAAATCATCCAAAAGATGCATAGGTAGCTAGTTAACATCTGAGCCACTGCCCAAATTCGACAGAGTGCCGTTGACTGCATATTTCAAGGCTTAGATTAGCTGACTAGATAGTTCGTTTTAGATAGGTAGTTTGCTAATTATAAGGCTCAATGgtattgctagctagccaactggTTAAACTCAGACTTCATGATGCTGTAGCTAGCTACTAGCTCGTTATTTGTATGATGCATTTACTACGGCATACTTAGACTGAGGTATGTACATTTAATAGCATTATATAGCTACATGGCCTGGTGCCAATGATTAACCTCTAACGGTAGCTACAAATAATACCCAGAGTTTGATTTAGCAAGATATTAGCATGCTTACTGATGATGCGCTAGCTAACCGTAGCCCTATTGACATCGTTCTTACCCAAACATGCCTCCCAAGAACGAGCCAGAAGTTTTCACTTTCTTGTCAGCGTCAGCCATAAGCTGAATCGCTTCCTTCTCTTTCCCCGAGTTGTCCATGTTCTGATTATAACAGTGCaaatactagctagctaacagtcagaGAGTACCCGCATCAAGTTCTTGTAATGAAGGATTACCGTCGATGGTTTTATTTAGCGTAGGCGTGTCCTTGCAGTAGTAGCCAAGGGAATCATGGGACTGAGTTTCCATCTAGGCAAAAAGCGTTACTCTTATGTGTAGTTAAACTACAACTCCCATCTGAAAAATCAATTCATTAAAGCCCAGACATTTCTGATCATAGAGTAAAACAAGTTATTGGAAGCATAATACATTacttgaccaaaagtatgtggacaccttctcGTCGAACATATTATTCCAAAAATCATGAgtattaacatggagttggtcctccctttgttggtataacagcctccaatctcctgggaaagctttccactagatgttggaacattgcttccattcagccacaagagcattagtgaggtcaggcagtGATGTTGGGCGATGAGACCTGGTGCACAggtggcattccaattcatcccaaacgtgtttgatggagttgaggtcagggctctgtgcaggccagtcaagttcttccacaccgatctcaacaaacaatttctgtggacctcactttgtgcacaggggcattgtcatgctgaaacaggaaaggtccttccccaaacgtttaccacaaagttggaagcacagaatcatctagaatttaattgtatgctgtagcattaagatttcccttcactggaacaaaggggcctagcACGAACAATTAAAAAACAGCCTgcaaccattattcctcctacaccaaactttacagttggcactatgcattggggcaggtaactttctcctggcatccgcataACCCAGACTGccaggactgccagatggtgaagtgtgatccatcactccagagaacatatTTACACTGctacagagtccaatggtggcgagctttaagCCACTCCAggcaacgcttggcattgcgcatagtgatcttaggctgctcggccatggaaaccaatttcatgaagctcctgaagaacagttattgtgctgatgttgcttccagaggcagtttggaactcatagtgagtgttgcaacagaggacagattaCTTTTATGCACTTCACTACtaggcagtcccattctgtgagcttgtgtccTACCACTTCGCGACTGAGACGTTGTtactcctagaagtttccacttccacagcacttacagttgaccggacagctctagcagggcatgaagttgatgaactgacttgttggaaaggtggcatccaatgacagtgccacattgaaagtcactgagctcttcagtaaagccattctactgctaatgtttgtctatggagattgttgTGTGCTTTATTTTA
Encoded here:
- the LOC139407836 gene encoding beta-soluble NSF attachment protein-like; amino-acid sequence: MDNSGKEKEAIQLMADADKKVKTSGSFLGGMFGGPHKVEEACEMYCRAANMFKMAKNWNAAGNAFCQAARIHMQLQNKHDSATSFIDAGNAFKKSDPNEAIKCLNAAVDIYTDMGRFTIAAKHHITIAEIYESELVDIEKAIAHYEQAADYYKGEESNSSANKCLLKVGAYAAQLEQYAKAIEIYEQVGSSTMDNPLLKYSAKEYFFKASLCHFIVDELNAKLAVEKYEEMFPAFSDSRECKLLKKLLDAHEEQNCEAFTEAIKEFDSISRLDQWQTTMLLRIKKTIQGDEGDLK